One window of Hypanus sabinus isolate sHypSab1 chromosome 10, sHypSab1.hap1, whole genome shotgun sequence genomic DNA carries:
- the LOC132400372 gene encoding immunoglobulin lambda-1 light chain-like: MAEWILVLAAFVSSLFTANAEMTLTQPPSVSASPGTTVKITCTMSGGSIGSYYTSWYMQKPGSSPIFVWYESSTRGSGIPDRFTGSTVSSSNQMHLTITNVQWQDAADYYCGVWYNSSPYAFTFGGGTKLNFNSPRKPAVSVLRPSAEEIRGQGTATLVCLVSGFNPAAVNIEWTVDGSTRRNGVETSRIQQDADNTFSTSSYLTLPASDWNSHERYSCVVKHETQATPFQTNIARSSCM; encoded by the exons ATGGCTGAATGGATCCTGGTTCTTGCCGCGTTTGTGTCCTCTTTGTTCA CTGCAAACGCGGAGATGACTTTGACTCAGCCTCCGTCCGTATCGGCGTCTCCGGGTACAACCGTGAAAATCACTTGTACCATGTCAGGGGGCAGCATCGGCAGCTACTACACGAGCTGGTACATGCAGAAACCCGGCAGCTCCCCAATTTTTGTGTGGTATGAAAGCTCCACGAGAGGATCGGGAATTCCAGATCGATTCACCGGTTCCACAGTCTCATCGAGCAACCAAATGCATTTAACCATCACCAACGTGCAATGGCAGGACGCCGCCGATTATTACTGTGGTGTCTGGTATAATAGTAGCCCGTACGCATTCACCTTTGGGGGAGGAACCAAACTGAATTTCAACA GTCCGCGAAAACCCGCCGTATCCGTCCTCCGACCGTCTGCGGAAGAAATTCGAGGACAGGGCACCGCCACCCTGGTGTGTTTAGTGAGCGGGTTTAATCCGGCCGCTGTGAATATCGAGTGGACTGTGGACGGCAGTACGAGAAGGAATGGCGTTGAGACCAGCCGGATCCAGCAGGACGCTGACAACACGTTCAGTACGAGCAGTTACCTGACTCTGCCAGCCTCAGACTGGAACTCACACGAGCGTTACTCCTGCGTGGTTAAACACGAGACTCAGGCAACCCCATTTCAAACAAACATCGCGCGATCCAGCTGTATGTAA